AAGCGATTTTGAACGTGTTCTCGGCAGTCATGGCGATTGAGTTGACTCACCTGGTCAATGGCTGCGATCGCTTCTTCAATGTTGTCACACAAGAAACCCGTTTGACCGTGGGCGATCACTTCCGGGGCCGATCCCATTCTCATCCCAATCACCGGAGTCCCGCTAGCCATCGACTCCACCATCACTAAACCAAAGGGTTCGCGCCAGGTAATGGTAAACAACGTCGCCACCGCCCCTTCTAGTAAAGCCGCTTTTTCCGATTGCGTCACTTCCCCGAAATACTCAATTTGCCGGCCATCAATCTCCGGCTTAATCACATTCTCAAAGTAATCCACATCCACCGCATCCACCTTACCCGCCATTTTCAGGTGCCACCCCGAACGCTTGGCAATTTCAATAGCAATGTGCGGTCCTTTTTCTGGCGATAAACGACCCAAGAACGCCAGATAAGGCGGGTTCTCCGGTTGCGCCCGGAAGGTATACTGGCTCAAGTCGATCCCGTTATACACCGTCGCAACGCAGTTCAAGTTTAAGCGGGGTTCGCGCTGGGCGTTGGAAATACTGACGTAGGGTTGACGCCGCGCGTGGGTAAATAGCTTCTCGTTATCGGGGGTAAAAATTCCGTGCAGGGTGTGAACCGTGGGCGTTTTCACCAGTTGCGCGTAGGGAAGGGTTGCACACCCCATGTGCGAGTGAATAATATCAAATTCGCTGGCCCGTTCGTAAACCTGGGAGAGTTGCAGCATATCGTAGATGCCGTACTCTTTGACGCTGGAATCTAAGCGCAAAGCACGCGGATGAACCGATTCTAATTGAGCAGAGGTAATCGAATCACCGGATGCAAATAAGGTGACTTCGTGGCCGCGTCGGACTAATTCATCCGTCAACAAACTTACGATTTGTTCAATCCCTCCATAGGCAGGCGGGGGAACTCGTTCGACCAATGGAGACACTTGGGCAATTCGCACGATTCACCTTCCAGTTTGATATGGGTTTGAAAAAAGACAAGTAAATAAAGGACTTACAGCGCCGATCTGTTTTTGTAACGTAACAATACAGCACGTTGAGGCAATCTTAAGAAATATGTCTAAACTTGACAATCCTACAAAAGGAAGATTTCAGTCCAGGTCAAGTTATTCCCCAACCTAGTGAAATCCTCAGAAAACATTGCTACTGGGCATTTGCCATCCCAGTCACCGAAGCAATTTCAACCGAGTCAAT
The Desertifilum tharense IPPAS B-1220 genome window above contains:
- a CDS encoding glycosyltransferase family 4 protein, which translates into the protein MRIAQVSPLVERVPPPAYGGIEQIVSLLTDELVRRGHEVTLFASGDSITSAQLESVHPRALRLDSSVKEYGIYDMLQLSQVYERASEFDIIHSHMGCATLPYAQLVKTPTVHTLHGIFTPDNEKLFTHARRQPYVSISNAQREPRLNLNCVATVYNGIDLSQYTFRAQPENPPYLAFLGRLSPEKGPHIAIEIAKRSGWHLKMAGKVDAVDVDYFENVIKPEIDGRQIEYFGEVTQSEKAALLEGAVATLFTITWREPFGLVMVESMASGTPVIGMRMGSAPEVIAHGQTGFLCDNIEEAIAAIDQVSQLNRHDCREHVQNRFSVQKMVDGYEAVYQQLLAERFSLNGKPSKPEIYV